One window from the genome of Vibrio vulnificus NBRC 15645 = ATCC 27562 encodes:
- a CDS encoding type I secretion system permease/ATPase: protein MIVTDLHPTLDVLCELANDYELAPDSSQLVHRLGKNDNSIDEIDLCRAALWSGLQARVVEANIDELQALPLPALVLMDEQWRLVKRISPKTVEIVDQHRRLNLEVEAFKLTYQGKVLVARANFQAKEKIAFGFGWFIPAIKKHKRQFSWVIGVSLMIQLIALVSPLLFQNVIDKVLVSRSLSSLEVLGVAMLGLAVMGPLYGLLRSWLFSNLSSKIGAELSSKLYDHLTALPLSYFNERQTGQIIARMKEMDSIRQFLTGSGLTLILDLAFIGLFIGVMLMYSSLLTSVVVISLVLYFLFWILVGKGLRTRVNHAFEAEADATAMLTESVMGIETVKTTATEWRFNKHWQEQLAHFTKASFAATNYGNWAGQGICLIQKLTAALLLWLGVKLVLDGALTSGELVAFNMFAGHVTQPILRLAQIWQDFQHTLISLRRVGDILDVETESGSEGLASVAPLKGKVAFDNVRFRYCEQSPDVLRGLSITIEPGEFVGITGPSGSGKSTLTKLLQRLYSPTQGQVLIDGLDLAIADPVQLRRQMSVVLQESHLFSGTVAENIRLNCPEASDEDVRNAAELAGVIDFIGDLPQGFNSPVGEKGALLSGGQRQRIALARALISNPSVLILDEATSALDYESEAAIMSNMTKICEGRTVISIAHRLGTIKNADRILVINDGRISEEGEHNVLIQEQGLYKHLWELQSGFS, encoded by the coding sequence ATGATCGTGACAGATTTGCACCCGACACTGGATGTGTTATGCGAACTAGCGAATGACTATGAACTCGCACCAGATAGCTCGCAACTGGTGCATCGTCTAGGGAAAAACGATAACAGCATTGATGAGATTGATTTGTGTCGTGCGGCGCTATGGTCTGGCCTTCAAGCTCGGGTGGTTGAAGCCAATATTGATGAACTTCAGGCGTTGCCGCTGCCCGCGTTAGTGTTGATGGACGAACAGTGGCGACTTGTTAAGCGTATTAGCCCAAAAACTGTGGAGATCGTTGATCAGCATAGGCGATTAAACTTGGAAGTAGAGGCTTTCAAGCTTACATATCAAGGGAAGGTCCTAGTTGCGAGGGCTAACTTCCAAGCTAAAGAGAAAATTGCGTTTGGATTTGGCTGGTTTATTCCGGCAATAAAGAAGCATAAGCGACAGTTTTCTTGGGTCATCGGTGTGTCGTTAATGATTCAACTGATTGCATTGGTTTCTCCGCTATTGTTTCAAAATGTTATCGATAAAGTGCTTGTAAGCCGGAGCCTATCGAGCCTAGAGGTATTGGGCGTTGCCATGCTGGGACTTGCAGTGATGGGGCCGCTCTATGGATTACTTCGTAGTTGGTTATTCTCCAACCTGTCCAGCAAAATTGGTGCTGAACTTTCATCTAAACTCTATGATCATTTAACCGCATTGCCGCTTTCATACTTTAATGAGCGTCAAACGGGTCAGATCATCGCAAGAATGAAGGAAATGGATAGCATCCGACAGTTTCTGACAGGCTCCGGGCTGACACTGATTCTAGACCTTGCGTTTATCGGCTTGTTTATCGGTGTAATGCTGATGTATTCCTCTCTACTGACCTCGGTCGTTGTAATAAGTCTTGTGCTGTATTTCCTGTTTTGGATCCTCGTCGGTAAAGGGTTACGAACGCGAGTAAATCACGCCTTTGAAGCAGAAGCCGATGCAACAGCCATGCTGACAGAGTCGGTAATGGGGATAGAAACCGTTAAAACAACAGCAACAGAGTGGCGTTTCAACAAGCATTGGCAAGAGCAATTGGCGCATTTTACTAAGGCATCATTTGCCGCAACAAACTATGGTAACTGGGCTGGGCAAGGTATTTGCTTAATTCAGAAGCTCACAGCGGCATTACTCTTGTGGTTAGGTGTGAAACTTGTATTGGATGGAGCGCTTACTTCTGGTGAGTTAGTCGCATTCAATATGTTTGCGGGACATGTTACTCAACCTATTTTACGCCTCGCCCAAATTTGGCAGGATTTTCAGCATACGCTGATATCGTTGCGAAGAGTGGGTGACATTTTAGATGTAGAGACGGAATCCGGGTCTGAAGGGCTGGCTTCCGTGGCACCCCTAAAAGGAAAAGTAGCATTCGATAACGTGCGCTTTCGTTATTGCGAGCAGTCTCCTGACGTTTTGCGCGGATTGAGCATCACCATTGAGCCGGGAGAGTTCGTTGGGATTACTGGCCCCTCTGGTTCAGGTAAAAGCACACTGACCAAGTTGCTTCAGAGACTTTATAGCCCCACACAAGGCCAAGTCTTGATTGATGGATTGGATTTGGCCATCGCCGACCCGGTCCAGTTGCGTCGCCAAATGAGCGTTGTGTTGCAAGAAAGCCACCTGTTTTCAGGCACAGTCGCTGAAAACATTCGATTGAACTGTCCTGAAGCATCAGATGAAGATGTGAGAAACGCCGCGGAACTTGCGGGCGTCATCGATTTTATCGGCGATTTGCCGCAAGGTTTCAATTCTCCCGTCGGAGAAAAAGGGGCGTTACTTTCTGGCGGCCAAAGACAGCGAATAGCGCTTGCTCGTGCTCTTATCTCTAACCCTAGCGTGTTGATTTTAGATGAAGCAACTTCTGCGCTCGATTATGAGTCTGAGGCAGCCATTATGAGTAATATGACAAAAATATGTGAAGGTAGAACGGTAATAAGTATTGCTCACCGACTCGGCACGATTAAAAACGCCGATCGGATATTGGTTATAAATGATGGTCGAATTTCGGAAGAGGGAGAGCACAATGTCCTAATTCAAGAGCAAGGCTTATATAAGCATCTTTGGGAACTTCAATCTGGTTTTTCATAA
- a CDS encoding HlyD family type I secretion periplasmic adaptor subunit, with amino-acid sequence MAGIIEKIQPLKKKRQAPLDEQYEFLPSYLEVVEKPASPLAKTSAWAISSLLIAALVWSIVGKLDIFASASGQVIVSSRSKVIEPFVQGEVEEILVKEGDRVHQGDVLIKLNPIGAEAERARIASQIDFTLLEISRYQALLGDELPTLWLDPNVGSEELLNASRMAIQSDWQERQAQLEGISAELDVNLANQLAVRNELSSLALLRNNVEERLDARKILMESKSIARMEVLDLEKELLDTQRAVFQQQSQLKVLQAEEKKLKDSRTTYLAGLKKDYHHRLNELQGQYEGLAQELVKANNAIRQQVLLAPVNGTVQQLQVNTLGGVVQPAEELMVIVPEDALLEVEAKLLNKDVGFVIPGQTVEVKIDTFPYTKYGTVPADVVHVSRDAVKDEQFGMVFPVRIRLQKDNIKVEENLVPLQPGMTVVAEIKTGQRRVIEYLLSPLQQYQSEAMRER; translated from the coding sequence ATGGCGGGCATAATTGAGAAAATCCAGCCTCTGAAAAAAAAACGACAGGCACCCTTAGATGAACAGTATGAGTTTTTACCTTCGTATTTAGAAGTGGTTGAGAAGCCTGCTAGCCCGCTGGCTAAAACGAGTGCATGGGCTATTTCCAGTTTGCTCATAGCTGCACTTGTATGGTCGATAGTCGGCAAACTGGATATTTTTGCCAGTGCATCAGGACAAGTGATTGTATCTAGTCGCTCCAAAGTCATTGAACCTTTCGTCCAAGGTGAAGTGGAGGAGATTCTTGTTAAAGAGGGTGATCGAGTGCATCAAGGTGATGTATTGATCAAGCTAAACCCAATTGGCGCTGAAGCAGAACGTGCTCGAATAGCCAGTCAGATAGATTTCACCTTGCTAGAGATTAGTCGCTATCAAGCTCTTTTGGGCGATGAACTGCCCACGTTGTGGCTTGACCCAAATGTTGGATCTGAGGAATTGCTTAATGCATCACGAATGGCTATTCAGTCTGACTGGCAAGAAAGACAGGCACAATTGGAGGGGATTTCAGCGGAGCTTGATGTCAATTTGGCGAACCAACTGGCTGTGCGCAATGAGTTGAGCTCGCTGGCATTGCTCCGGAATAATGTCGAAGAGAGGTTGGATGCGCGCAAGATTTTAATGGAAAGCAAATCTATTGCTCGAATGGAAGTATTGGACTTGGAGAAAGAACTGCTTGATACGCAAAGAGCTGTGTTTCAGCAGCAATCCCAATTAAAGGTACTTCAGGCAGAAGAAAAAAAACTCAAAGACAGCCGGACGACCTATCTAGCGGGCTTGAAAAAAGACTATCACCATCGATTAAATGAACTTCAAGGTCAATATGAAGGGTTGGCGCAAGAGTTAGTGAAAGCTAACAATGCGATTCGTCAGCAAGTCCTTCTTGCGCCAGTGAATGGCACAGTACAGCAACTGCAAGTGAATACGTTGGGAGGGGTTGTTCAACCTGCGGAAGAACTGATGGTAATTGTGCCCGAAGACGCCTTGCTTGAAGTCGAAGCCAAACTGTTAAACAAGGATGTTGGTTTCGTCATTCCGGGACAAACCGTTGAAGTTAAAATTGATACTTTCCCCTATACCAAGTACGGCACCGTACCCGCGGATGTAGTTCATGTATCCCGCGACGCAGTTAAAGACGAACAGTTTGGTATGGTCTTTCCCGTCAGGATCCGATTGCAAAAGGACAACATTAAAGTTGAAGAGAACCTTGTGCCGCTTCAACCGGGAATGACTGTTGTCGCAGAGATAAAAACTGGTCAGCGGCGTGTGATTGAGTATCTGTTAAGCCCTCTCCAACAGTACCAATCTGAAGCAATGAGGGAGCGATAA
- a CDS encoding helix-turn-helix domain-containing protein translates to MPANPVPIDVKTKGQTWLLPPYNWSHRRIAKELDVSPSVVSKWRNELVESGLLSTEPPLENTTTDYSAEQRFFIVIETATMSERELAEYCRSKGLFVDDVKTWRALSIKAQSTTSASMSHKENKLLRDERRKVKALEKELARKDKALAEMAALLVLREKFNALWEINEED, encoded by the coding sequence ATGCCAGCCAATCCAGTTCCAATTGATGTGAAAACGAAAGGCCAAACTTGGCTGTTACCACCATATAATTGGTCTCATCGAAGAATTGCTAAAGAATTAGATGTGAGTCCTTCCGTGGTATCTAAGTGGAGAAATGAACTTGTTGAAAGCGGCCTATTGTCTACAGAGCCGCCGTTAGAAAATACTACTACTGATTATTCAGCGGAGCAGAGATTTTTCATAGTGATTGAAACTGCAACAATGTCTGAACGCGAGTTAGCTGAATACTGTAGGTCTAAAGGGTTATTTGTCGATGACGTTAAAACCTGGCGAGCACTGTCTATCAAGGCGCAGAGTACAACATCGGCTTCAATGTCACACAAAGAAAATAAGCTACTACGTGATGAACGCAGAAAGGTAAAAGCGTTGGAGAAGGAGTTGGCACGTAAAGATAAAGCACTTGCTGAAATGGCTGCGCTACTGGTTTTGCGGGAAAAGTTCAATGCCCTCTGGGAAATCAACGAGGAAGACTGA
- a CDS encoding DDE-type integrase/transposase/recombinase codes for MRQHPRQHEPHNKLSEAERQQILDICNTPEYADLPPNIIVPMLADEGIYIASESTFYRVLKANNQLGKRTRNQAGTSPSRPKVQKACKPNQVWSWDISYLPSKIRGKHYYLYLIMDIFSRKVVGAEVYAQELGEYAAELLQRTTWREKCVQGNITLHSDNGAPMSVVA; via the coding sequence ATGCGTCAGCATCCTCGGCAGCACGAGCCTCATAATAAGCTATCAGAAGCCGAAAGGCAGCAGATATTAGATATCTGCAATACACCAGAGTATGCCGATTTACCTCCGAATATCATCGTTCCAATGTTGGCTGATGAAGGCATTTACATTGCCTCAGAGTCCACATTTTATCGTGTATTAAAAGCAAACAACCAGCTAGGTAAGCGAACTCGTAACCAAGCTGGCACAAGTCCTTCTCGACCAAAGGTTCAAAAAGCCTGCAAACCAAATCAGGTATGGAGCTGGGATATCAGTTATCTGCCATCGAAAATACGAGGGAAGCACTATTACCTCTATTTGATAATGGATATCTTCAGTAGAAAAGTAGTAGGTGCAGAAGTGTATGCTCAGGAGCTAGGCGAATATGCAGCGGAGTTACTCCAAAGAACAACATGGCGGGAAAAGTGTGTGCAAGGCAACATTACTTTGCACTCTGACAACGGTGCTCCTATGAGCGTAGTGGCATAG
- a CDS encoding IS3 family transposase (programmed frameshift), which yields MTKRTRRLFSAEFKLEAAQLVLDQNYSVTEAAQAMNVGKSTMDKWVRQLREERQGKTPKASPMTPEQIEIRELKKKLARLEEHNDIFKKSHGSVDVGLTEQFLIIKKLKQSYSIKTLCEVFNVHRSSYHYWLKRPTVINAETVKLRSLVSEAHAASNGSAGARTIADIVTNQGVNLSRYRATKLMRTLGLVSCQVPRHRYRKASQEHIEVPNHLGRQFAITAPNEVWAGDVTYIWTGNRWMYLAVVIDLFARKVIGWSMSLSPDSRLTGKALSMAYESRGKPKGVMFHSDQGSHYTSRKYRQLLWRFQIKQSLSRRGNCWDNAPMERFFRSLKTEWVPTVGYRSFAEAQQEITRYIIGYYCQLRPHQYNGGLTPNESERLYWENSKTVANFS from the exons ATGACAAAACGTACAAGACGACTATTTAGCGCAGAATTTAAGTTAGAAGCAGCGCAGTTAGTCCTAGACCAAAACTACTCAGTGACTGAAGCAGCCCAAGCTATGAATGTGGGCAAGTCCACGATGGATAAATGGGTTCGCCAGCTCAGAGAAGAGCGCCAAGGAAAAACACCTAAAGCTTCACCGATGACCCCTGAACAAATAGAAATTCGGGAATTAAAAAAGAAGTTGGCTCGCCTTGAAGAGCATAATGATATAT TTAAAAAAAGCCACGGCTCTGTTGATGTCGGACTCACTGAACAATTCTTGATAATCAAGAAACTCAAGCAGAGCTACAGCATAAAAACCTTATGCGAAGTCTTCAATGTTCATCGAAGTAGTTATCACTATTGGCTTAAACGCCCAACGGTAATTAATGCTGAAACAGTAAAATTGCGCAGCTTGGTCAGTGAGGCTCATGCCGCAAGCAATGGCTCTGCGGGAGCGAGAACCATTGCAGATATAGTCACAAATCAGGGGGTAAATCTGAGCCGATACCGAGCGACAAAGCTTATGAGAACGCTTGGGTTAGTGAGTTGCCAAGTACCAAGACATCGTTACCGAAAAGCTTCACAAGAACATATTGAAGTTCCAAATCACTTAGGTCGTCAGTTTGCGATTACTGCGCCAAATGAAGTCTGGGCTGGCGATGTTACGTATATTTGGACAGGTAATCGGTGGATGTATTTAGCGGTTGTTATCGATCTTTTTGCCCGCAAAGTGATTGGCTGGTCGATGTCGTTATCACCTGATTCTAGGCTAACAGGCAAAGCTCTTTCGATGGCTTATGAGTCTCGTGGTAAGCCTAAAGGTGTCATGTTCCACAGCGATCAAGGTAGTCACTATACCAGTCGTAAATACCGCCAATTACTGTGGCGTTTTCAAATAAAACAGAGTTTATCTCGCAGAGGAAACTGTTGGGATAATGCACCGATGGAGCGCTTCTTTAGAAGTCTGAAAACGGAATGGGTGCCAACTGTGGGTTATCGTAGCTTCGCTGAGGCTCAACAAGAGATCACTCGCTACATCATTGGATATTACTGCCAACTCAGGCCACATCAGTATAACGGTGGTCTAACTCCCAATGAGTCAGAACGATTATATTGGGAAAACTCTAAAACCGTGGCCAATTTTAGTTGA
- a CDS encoding type I-F CRISPR-associated protein Csy2 — MTKLSDLLAIEDEAIKQTALKKMFMPYTEDVCVDGYEQETLTILLNLSSSHQADRCLDWLDVARAQRYLKDSENLDASLAEIQWFHTHNLKFPDCRVKDQRIIARPLSTAEEFISSAVLAQRLGWAHNSAVYRHTLWLLNPFKWQSQPVCVLSLIQQKNPVWLDLLTEFGLDVKSLARLQRAIEEQLPENSFPDSVSTYSKQLRFPWGDDYVSITPVVSHALQCKLEIRARSPENKFSFVSSSLPNSASIGNLCGSLGGHMRVLNYPLGVKQTKGGTLTENRQKSGHYFDDYQVTNAKICQVLNRLIGSEPSKTQRQRERARQVRSKILRKQIALWMLPLIELRDIAESEPNQQQLEHDDTLAQAFLSLPELELGSLASEFNRRLHLTFQNNMYSAKFAYHPKLMQVAKAQVTWVLEQLSKPINNQDTHTGEQYIYLSSMRVQDAAAMSNPCLCGVPSLTAIWGFMHDYQRQFNQLVNNDSPVEFLSFAFYVRNENIQSTAKLTEPNSVAKARTVSNAKRPTIRSERLSDLEIDLVIRVHSESRISDFRSALKTALPVAFAGGALYQPQLL, encoded by the coding sequence ATGACGAAATTAAGTGATCTACTAGCAATTGAAGACGAAGCAATAAAACAAACGGCTCTAAAAAAGATGTTCATGCCCTATACAGAAGACGTTTGTGTTGATGGGTATGAACAAGAAACGTTGACGATTTTGCTTAATCTCAGTTCAAGCCATCAAGCGGATAGATGCTTGGATTGGTTGGATGTAGCCCGAGCTCAAAGGTATTTAAAAGATTCTGAAAACTTAGATGCCTCTCTTGCTGAAATCCAGTGGTTCCACACACATAACCTAAAGTTTCCAGACTGTCGTGTTAAGGACCAACGGATAATTGCGCGACCTCTTTCTACAGCCGAGGAGTTTATTTCAAGTGCAGTATTGGCTCAGCGATTGGGGTGGGCTCATAACTCTGCTGTCTATCGTCACACATTGTGGTTACTGAATCCTTTTAAATGGCAATCACAGCCAGTGTGTGTTCTTTCGCTTATTCAGCAGAAAAATCCAGTTTGGCTTGATCTGCTTACAGAATTTGGCTTGGATGTGAAGTCACTTGCTCGCTTACAACGTGCAATTGAAGAACAGCTTCCTGAGAATAGTTTTCCCGACAGTGTTAGTACTTACAGTAAGCAATTACGGTTTCCATGGGGTGATGATTATGTTTCGATCACCCCCGTTGTGAGTCATGCTCTTCAGTGCAAACTAGAAATAAGAGCGCGAAGTCCAGAAAACAAGTTCAGTTTTGTCTCTTCGTCACTGCCTAACTCTGCCAGTATTGGGAACCTGTGTGGCAGTTTGGGTGGGCATATGAGAGTCCTAAATTACCCGCTAGGCGTTAAACAGACCAAGGGTGGGACGTTAACGGAAAACCGTCAAAAGAGTGGTCATTACTTTGATGACTATCAGGTAACTAACGCCAAAATTTGTCAGGTACTAAATCGCCTAATTGGGTCTGAGCCATCTAAAACACAGCGGCAAAGAGAAAGAGCTCGTCAGGTTAGGAGTAAGATTTTACGAAAGCAAATAGCCTTATGGATGCTTCCACTCATTGAGTTAAGAGATATCGCTGAATCTGAACCCAATCAGCAACAACTAGAGCATGACGACACCTTAGCTCAAGCCTTTTTGTCGTTACCAGAATTGGAGCTTGGCTCTTTGGCTAGTGAGTTTAACCGACGCTTACATCTCACGTTTCAAAATAATATGTATTCAGCCAAGTTTGCTTATCATCCCAAACTGATGCAGGTAGCTAAAGCACAAGTGACATGGGTGCTTGAGCAACTTAGTAAGCCAATTAACAATCAAGATACGCATACGGGGGAGCAATATATCTACCTGTCGTCAATGAGAGTGCAAGATGCGGCAGCGATGAGTAACCCTTGTTTGTGTGGTGTGCCGTCTTTGACGGCCATTTGGGGATTCATGCACGATTATCAAAGGCAATTTAATCAATTGGTTAACAATGATTCCCCAGTTGAGTTTTTGAGTTTCGCTTTTTATGTTCGAAACGAGAATATTCAATCAACAGCGAAGCTGACAGAACCAAACTCAGTCGCCAAAGCTAGAACGGTTTCTAATGCGAAACGACCAACCATTCGCAGTGAACGATTGTCGGACCTAGAAATAGACTTAGTTATCAGAGTTCATAGTGAAAGCCGAATTTCAGATTTTAGATCGGCGCTTAAAACGGCGCTTCCCGTTGCTTTCGCCGGAGGGGCATTATACCAACCACAGCTATTGTAG
- a CDS encoding TniQ family protein gives MKTDIQHYSDESLESFLLRLSQEQGYERFSHFAEDIWFDTMEQHEAIAGAFPLELNRINIYHAQTTSQMRVRVLIHLENQLKLNNFGTLRLALSHSKAQFSPEYKAVHRLGSDYPFVFLGKRFTPICPLCISEAPYIRQQWQFISHQACEHHGCKLVHHCPECQSRLEYQTTESISQCECGFELRNSPVADAPVAALLVARWLSGNDSRPLGLLKAEMTLSERYGFLLWYVNRYGDIENISFESFVEYCSCWPRVLREELDELVNKADLIRIKDWKKTFFNEVFGALLKDCRQLPSRQLERNSVLTQVLAYFTKLMATLTSSSKGNVGDVLLSPLEVSTLLSCTTDEVYRLYEFGEIKAAIRPRMHTKIASHESAFTLRSVIETKLTRMCSENDGLSVYLPEW, from the coding sequence GTGAAAACGGACATTCAACATTACTCTGACGAATCGCTCGAAAGCTTCTTGTTGCGTTTATCGCAAGAGCAAGGTTACGAGCGATTTTCTCATTTCGCCGAAGACATTTGGTTCGACACTATGGAGCAGCATGAGGCGATTGCTGGTGCTTTCCCCTTAGAGCTCAACCGAATCAATATTTATCACGCCCAAACCACAAGCCAAATGCGGGTGCGAGTGCTTATCCATCTTGAGAACCAATTAAAACTCAATAACTTTGGAACACTTCGCCTTGCGTTGTCACATTCAAAAGCTCAATTTTCTCCCGAATACAAAGCCGTTCATCGGTTGGGTTCTGATTATCCTTTCGTTTTTCTTGGTAAACGCTTCACACCTATTTGTCCCTTATGCATTAGTGAGGCTCCATACATTCGCCAGCAGTGGCAATTTATCTCTCACCAAGCCTGTGAACATCATGGCTGTAAACTGGTTCATCATTGCCCCGAGTGCCAATCGAGACTGGAATACCAAACCACCGAGAGTATTAGCCAATGCGAATGCGGTTTTGAACTCCGCAACTCACCGGTAGCAGATGCGCCAGTGGCTGCGCTACTGGTTGCAAGATGGTTGTCAGGAAATGACTCAAGACCTTTGGGATTACTGAAGGCAGAAATGACGCTCTCTGAGCGCTATGGTTTTTTACTATGGTACGTTAATCGTTACGGTGATATTGAGAATATCAGTTTTGAATCATTTGTTGAGTATTGCTCTTGTTGGCCAAGAGTGCTGAGGGAAGAACTTGATGAGTTGGTAAACAAAGCCGATCTCATTCGAATCAAAGATTGGAAAAAGACGTTTTTCAATGAAGTTTTTGGCGCTTTGCTTAAAGATTGTCGCCAGTTACCAAGTAGGCAGTTAGAGCGTAATAGCGTGCTCACGCAAGTGTTAGCCTACTTTACAAAGTTAATGGCAACACTAACTTCAAGCAGCAAAGGGAATGTAGGCGATGTGCTGTTGAGCCCCTTAGAAGTGTCTACATTGCTTTCTTGCACAACGGATGAGGTGTATCGGTTGTATGAGTTTGGTGAGATTAAAGCAGCGATTAGGCCGCGGATGCATACCAAAATTGCCAGTCATGAATCGGCGTTCACCCTAAGAAGTGTCATCGAAACAAAGCTGACTCGCATGTGCTCTGAAAATGACGGTTTAAGCGTGTATCTACCTGAGTGGTAA
- a CDS encoding membrane protein: protein MSLYNISNKNLTALTQTTFAAEGLQERQDLQEALKGCIDAIAPDCLVISEEFSDWEDSRRRIDLLAIDRNANLVVIELKRDEIGAHMELQALRYAAMISTMTFDKACEYFERYIAKEGLEINARETILEFVDLDENSLDDFGNDVRIVLASADFGKELTTSVLWLRDKGIDISCVRLTPYRYKDDVLINAEQIIPVPEVEAYQVKFREKQAEQRTSKNGQRDYSKYRFNGQVYNKRKLALAVLTHWIEQENPQSLSVIKDALKDYNLPRAVALFEEIADKHMSRYHSAECDLITLTSGELIAISNQWGDNIPRLLDAMKSYGIATERIEN, encoded by the coding sequence ATGAGCCTCTATAACATCTCAAACAAAAACTTAACCGCTTTAACCCAAACCACCTTTGCAGCCGAAGGGCTGCAAGAGCGGCAGGATTTACAAGAAGCCCTTAAAGGTTGCATTGATGCAATCGCCCCAGATTGTCTAGTGATCTCTGAGGAGTTTTCCGACTGGGAAGACAGCCGTCGCCGTATTGACTTATTGGCAATTGACCGTAACGCCAACTTGGTGGTGATTGAGCTAAAGCGCGACGAAATAGGCGCACACATGGAGCTTCAAGCGCTTCGCTATGCGGCCATGATCTCTACCATGACGTTCGACAAAGCCTGCGAATATTTTGAGCGTTACATCGCCAAGGAAGGGCTGGAAATCAATGCACGCGAAACTATTCTTGAGTTCGTTGATTTAGATGAAAACAGCCTTGATGATTTCGGTAACGATGTGCGAATCGTGCTCGCATCTGCTGACTTTGGCAAAGAGCTGACAACATCTGTCCTTTGGCTGCGAGACAAAGGCATTGATATCAGTTGTGTTCGTCTTACGCCATATCGCTACAAAGACGATGTGTTGATTAATGCAGAGCAGATCATCCCTGTTCCAGAGGTTGAAGCTTATCAAGTCAAATTCCGCGAAAAACAGGCAGAGCAACGCACCAGTAAAAATGGGCAGCGCGATTACTCGAAATATCGATTTAATGGCCAAGTTTATAACAAACGTAAGTTGGCTCTGGCTGTTTTGACGCATTGGATTGAGCAAGAAAATCCTCAAAGCCTATCTGTCATCAAGGATGCGTTAAAAGACTATAACTTGCCTCGTGCCGTTGCTTTGTTTGAGGAAATCGCTGACAAGCATATGAGCCGTTATCATTCAGCAGAATGTGACTTAATTACTTTGACCTCTGGTGAGCTTATTGCCATTTCAAACCAGTGGGGTGACAACATTCCAAGGCTGTTAGATGCGATGAAAAGCTATGGTATAGCGACGGAAAGAATAGAAAATTGA
- a CDS encoding DUF3800 domain-containing protein — translation MSEIYNVYCDESCHLENDGIGVMALGALWCPLSKRAEIAKRIREIKVRHGLKAEFEIKWTKVSNSKLAFYLDIIDYFFDDDDCHFRGLVVPDKTVLDHPRFGQDHDDWYYKMYFFMLKTIFDPQSKYRVYIDIKDTLGHEKIERLHDVMCNSHYDFSKSIIERMQRIHSHEAEQLQMADLLIGALGYLHRGLDGNKAKLALIERIKDRSGYKLTQNTLLRENKFNLFVWTGQGGFA, via the coding sequence ATGAGCGAAATCTACAACGTCTACTGCGACGAATCATGTCATCTTGAAAATGACGGAATTGGTGTCATGGCATTGGGCGCACTTTGGTGCCCGCTTTCCAAACGCGCTGAAATCGCCAAGCGAATTCGGGAAATTAAAGTCCGGCATGGATTAAAAGCAGAGTTTGAGATCAAATGGACAAAAGTCAGCAACAGCAAGCTGGCTTTTTATCTGGATATCATCGACTACTTTTTCGACGACGATGATTGCCACTTCCGCGGATTAGTTGTGCCCGACAAAACGGTTTTAGATCACCCTCGATTCGGCCAAGATCATGATGACTGGTACTACAAGATGTACTTTTTCATGCTTAAAACCATCTTCGACCCCCAATCAAAATATCGCGTATACATTGATATAAAGGACACGCTAGGCCACGAGAAAATTGAAAGGCTTCATGATGTTATGTGTAACAGTCATTATGATTTTTCAAAGTCAATTATCGAGCGGATGCAACGAATTCACTCCCATGAGGCCGAGCAGCTTCAAATGGCGGACTTGCTGATTGGCGCGTTAGGTTACTTGCATCGTGGACTTGACGGCAACAAGGCTAAATTAGCACTTATTGAACGAATCAAGGATCGCAGCGGCTATAAGCTGACGCAAAACACCTTGTTAAGAGAGAACAAGTTCAACCTGTTTGTCTGGACTGGACAAGGAGGCTTTGCATGA